In the genome of Poecilia reticulata strain Guanapo linkage group LG16, Guppy_female_1.0+MT, whole genome shotgun sequence, one region contains:
- the l3mbtl1b gene encoding lethal(3)malignant brain tumor-like protein 4, with protein sequence MTDTPPSDGPSQGAEFDMMGALDWKDGIATLPGSDIRFRMTEFGTLEIVTDVEVKGQEAEANRETLNPVPSHTPTPPPEVQSQASTATAPVNQSKPGSSQAKEGDPGMEVGPRVKAASGADPGPNGELLRCRSCGGPVSRIALIEGKYCSSCVQPSSGRSSPAEARDSQAVDGERLGKRVRKKRKIYMDSGDEEEDNQEEPEEKAKSTKGRRGAKMAKLVPATPNKKRAWSWPAYLEEGRTIAAPVKLFKEHQSFPQSRNSFKVGMKLEGLDPSHPSLFCVLTVAEIQGYRVRLHFDGYPECYDFWANADSWDLKPAGWCEKNGHKLLLPKGCKEGEFNWSTYVKNCRGQLAPKHLFKSLNTSVTPSGFRAGMKLEAADRKNPSQICVATIAAVVDNRLLIHFDSLDDTHDYWCDASSPYIHPVGFCEEAQLTLITPPKHKDPKNFSWEKYMEEAGAQPAPARAFKPRPPHGFQVGMKVEAVDKRNPMLIRVATIVDTEDHRLKVHFDGWNMDYDYWVETDCPDLHPVGWCQKTGHPLQHPNSTSDSIPAPGQGCPTPGCNGVGHIRGPRYGTHYTQVSCPYSEMNLNKEGLLPDRLGGERPLVLSGPPARGRRPDPQSNNPLQTTSAPAQSEPPLDPQSRKPAPVEAEHSECNNQPEPVGGANEQSHNGTRPKRMAPLPKYLKMHYVKDEISDGKSSPETISLQQALHESVFPPGISASPPHRVALCWDKHCQLLPEVLGLTAKRVATWSAEEVAGFVKGLPGCKEHAATFKTEQIDGEAFLLLTQADIVKILSIKLGPALKIYNSILMLKNADEE encoded by the exons ATGACTGACACTCCACCCAGTGATGGACCCTCCCAGGGAGCTGAGTTTGACATGATGGGAGCTCTGGACTGGAAGGATGGTATTGCTACACTTCCAGGCAGTGATATCAGG TTCCGCATGACGGAGTTTGGGACCCTCGAGATAGTCACAGACGTAGAGGTCAAAGGGCAGGAGGCAGAGGCTAATCGTGAGACCTTGAACCCAGTGCCGTCTCACACTCCCACCCCTCCACCCGAAGTCCAGTCACAGGCCAGCACGGCCACAGCTCCGGTCAATCAGAGCAAACCGGGCTCATCTCAAGCTAAAG AGGGGGACCCTGGCATGGAGGTTGGCCCCAGGGTTAAAGCTGCTTCTGGTGCGGATCCGGGTCCAAACGGGGAGCTGTTAAGGTGTCGGTCCTGTGGTGGACCCGTTTCCAGGATCGCCCTTATAGAGGGAAAATACTGTAGCTCTTGTGTTCAGCCTTCAAGCggcag ATCTTCTCCAGCAGAAGCCCGTGACAGTCAGGCAGTGGATGGTGAGCGACTGGGGAAACGTGTTCGGAAAAAGAGGAAGATCTACATGGATTctggtgatgaagaggaggacaATCAAGAAGAACCAGAG GAAAAGGCTAAGTCTACCAAAGGCAGGAGAGGAGCCAAAATGGCCAAACTTG tgCCTGCCACGCCCAATAAGAAGCGGGCGTGGAGCTGGCCTGCTTACCTGGAGGAGGGGCGAACCATTGCTGCACCTGTGAAACTTTTCAAAGAG CACCAATCGTTTCCTCAAAGCAGGAACAGTTTTAAGGTTGGAATGAAGCTCGAAGGGCTTGATCCATCTCACCCGTCCCTCTTTTGCGTGCTCACTGTTGCAGAG ATCCAAGGTTACAGAGTGAGACTCCACTTCGACGGTTACCCTGAATGCTACGACTTCTGGGCCAATGCCGACTCGTGGGATCTGAAGCCAGCCGGGTGGTGTGAGAAGAACGGACACAAGTTATTACTGCCTAAAG GCTGTAAAGAAGGAGAGTTTAACTGGAGTACGTATGTGAAAAACTGCAGAGGCCAACTGGCTCCAAAGCATCTTTTTAAGAGCCTCAACACA TCCGTGACCCCATCTGGATTTAGAGCTGGAATGAAACTGGAGGCAGCCGACAGGAAGAACCCCTCGCAGATCTGTGTAGCAACAATCGCTGCCGTTGTCGACAACCGCCTTCTGATTCATTTTGACAGCCTGGATGACACACATGATTATTG GTGTGATGCCAGCAGTCCATACATACATCCTGTTGGTTTCTGTGAAGAAGCTCAGTTGACTCTAATAACTCCACCCA AACACAAAGATCCCAAGAATTTCTCATGGGAAAAGTACATGGAGGAAGCGGGAGCACAACCTGCTCCTGCAAGAGCTTTCAAACCG CGACCTCCTCATGGTTTCCAGGTTGGGATGAAAGTTGAAGCCGTTGATAAGAGGAACCCCATGCTCATCCGTGTAGCTACCATAGTGGACACAGAGGACCACCGACTGAAG GTCCACTTCGATGGCTGGAATATGGATTACGACTACTGGGTTGAGACAGATTGCCCAGATCTGCACCCAGTCGGATGGTGTCAGAAAACCGGACACCCGTTACAGCACCCCAACA GCACAAGTGATTCAATAcctgcccctgggcaaggctgTCCCACCCCAGGATGCAACGGGGTCGGACACATAAGGGGGCCTCGCTACGGGACGCACTACAC CCAGGTGAGCTGCCCTTACTCTGAGATGAACTTGAACAAGGAGGGCTTGTTGCCAGATCGTCTCGGTGGAGAGCGACCTCTCGTCCTCAGCGGGCCTCCGGCACGGGGGCGACGCCCCGACCCGCAATCGAACAATCCACTCCAGACCACATCGGCGCCGGCACAAAGCGAGCCGCCCCTGGATCCCCAGAGCAG GAAACCAGCGCCTGTGGAAGCGGAGCATTCAGAATGCAACAACCAGCCAGAGCCAGTGGGTGGAGCCAACGAGCAAAGCCACAATGGAACGAGGCCTAAAAG aatggCTCCACTGCCCAAGTATCTAAAAATGCACTATGTCAAGGATGAGATTAGTGATGGGAAAT CGTCCCCAGAAACCATCTCACTCCAGCAAGCACTACACGAGTCAGTGTTCCCTCCCGGCATCTCCGCCTCCCCCCCGCACAGAGTGGCTCTTTGCTGGGACAAACACTGCCAGCTGCTGCCCGAGGTCCTGGGGCTGACTGCCAAGAGAGTGGCCACTTGGAGCGCTGAGGAG GTGGCCGGTTTTGTCAAAGGACTCCCAGGATGCAAAGAGCATGCTGCTACTTTTAAAACAGAG CAAATAGATGGCGAGGCCTTCCTGCTTCTCACCCAGGCAGACATCGTTAAGATCCTGTCCATCAAGCTGGGACCGGCTCTGAAGATCTACAACTCCATCCTCATGCTGAAGAACGCTGACGAAGAGTGA
- the sgk2b gene encoding serine/threonine-protein kinase Sgk2b isoform X1, whose translation MTLIQERPLTYAKMKGLVTFISDVLKEKKVGFSDFLHKLVSTQKPCQHPDTQKLLQRQSKMRRHKQEKAASSSVNTETSQVKPSDFDYLKVIGTGSFGKVLLARHRKQGGYYAVKALDKQTIIKRNEQRHVMVERSVLLKGLKHPFLVGLHFSFQTPKTLYFVLDFANGGELFYHLQREGSFPEPRAAFYAAEIAAALGYLHSLSIVYRDLKPENVLLDSEGHVMLTDFGLCKEGVAVGGITHTFCGTPEYLAPEVLLGQPYSLAVDWWGLGAVLFEMLSGLPPFYSRSRLEMLENILYSPLRLPSGLSEGAHSLLKGLLERNISKRLGQGLDIEELKEHQFFASINWDDLIARKVRPPFIPKVTGPCDVCYIAPAFTLQPVPASVHDRAEAAASSATFSGFSFMNPAEYVAAEQAS comes from the exons ATGACTCTGATTCAGGAGAGACCGCTGACTTATGCCAAAATGAAGGGGCTTGTTACATTTATCTCAG ACGTgctgaaagagaagaaagttGGCTTCAGCGATTTCTTGCACAAACTTGTTTCCACCCAGAAGCCCTGCCAACA CCCGGACACCCAGAAACTGCTGCAGAGACAGAGCAAGATGAGGAGACATAAGCAGGAGAAAGCTGCCTCG AGCTCGGTGAACACGGAAACCTCACA GGTGAAACCATCAGACTTCGACTACCTCAAAGTTATTGGCACGGGAAGCTTTGGAaag GTGTTGCTGGCAAGACACAGAAAACAAGGAGGTTACTACGCAGTTAAAGCCCTGGACAAGCAGACGATCATCAAGAGGAACGAG CAAAGGCACGTGATGGTTGAAAGGAGTGTGCTGCTGAAGGGACTAAAACATCCATTCCTGGTGGGGCTGCATTTCTCCTTCCAGACGCCAAAGACGCTCTACTTCGTCCTGGACTTTGCAAACGGTGGAGAG TTGTTTTACCACCTGCAGAGAGAGGGTTCGTTTCCAGAACCCCGAGCTGCTTTCTACGCTGCAGAGATCGCCGCTGCGCTGGGGTATCTCCACTCTCTGAGCATCGTTTACAG aGACCTGAAGCCAGAAAACGTCCTGCTGGACAGCGAAGGCCACGTGATGCTCACAGACTTTGGTCTTTGTAAGGAAGGCGTGGCTGTGGGTGGGATTACACACACCTTCTGTGGGACCCCAGAGTATCTGGCTCCAGAGGTTCTGCTGGGCCAGCCATACAGCCTGGCTGTGGACTGGTGGGGACTGGGAGCGGTGCTGTTTGAGATGCTCTCTGGACTG CCTCCATTTTACAGCCGCAGCAGGCTAGAGATGTTGGAAAATATCCTCTACTCTCCTCTGCGGCTGCCCAGCGGCTTGTCTGAAGGCGCCCACTCTCTGTTGAAGGGGTTGTTAGAGAGAAACATCTCCAAGCGCTTGGGCCAGGGACTTGATATT gaggagctgaaggagcATCAGTTCTTCGCTTCCATCAACTGGGACGACCTCATAGCCAGAAAAGTTCGGCCTCCATTTATCCCTAAAGTG ACCGGTCCTTGTGATGTGTGCTACATCGCTcctgcattcacactgcagcctgtcCCTGCCTCCGTCCATGACAGGGCGGAGGCAGCCGCCTCCAGCGCAACCTTTTCTGGATTCTCCTTCATGAACCCAGCCGAGTACGTGGCAGCAGAGCAGGCCTCATAA
- the LOC103478671 gene encoding transmembrane protein 244-like isoform X3: MAFKGKTVDSKTVLLNLLLCLLIFYSLFYMIGSVCFGAFRLDHFDGLIPFDFKTEPAESNSKYLVNLLSLELTYFCSGILFAAVVKRRVWDYALTVTLLHVMITSLVMLEFPTVWQWWLALGSGLFLMICNGQLIAYFTCQSEQSYATFSYY; encoded by the exons ATGGCATTCAAAGGCAAAACGGTCGATTCAAAG ACCGTGCTGCTCAATCTGCTGCTGTGCCTGCTCATATTTTACTCCCTTTTCTATATGATCGGGAGTGTGTGCTTCGGCGCTTTCAG GTTGGATCACTTTGACGGCCTGATTCCATTCGATTTTAAAACTGAACCTGCTGAGTCTAACTCCAAATACCTGG TCAACCTCCTCTCCTTGGAGCTGACCTACTTTTGTAGTGGCAtactgtttgctgcagtggtgAAGAGGCGGGTTTGGGACTACGCCCTCACTGTCACACTTCTTCATGTCATGATCACCAGCCTGG TGATGTTGGAGTTTCCCACAGTGTGGCAGTGGTGGCTGGCTTTGG GTAGCGGCTTGTTTTTGATGATTTGCAATGGTCAGCTGATTGCTTACTTCACATGTCAGAGTGAGCAGAGCTACGCCACCTTCAGCTACTACTGA
- the LOC103478671 gene encoding transmembrane protein 244-like isoform X1 translates to MKWHSKAKRSIQRLDHFDGLIPFDFKTEPAESNSKYLVNLLSLELTYFCSGILFAAVVKRRVWDYALTVTLLHVMITSLVMLEFPTVWQWWLALGSGLFLMICNGQLIAYFTCQSEQSYATFSYY, encoded by the exons ATGAAATGGCATTCAAAGGCAAAACGGTCGATTCAAAG GTTGGATCACTTTGACGGCCTGATTCCATTCGATTTTAAAACTGAACCTGCTGAGTCTAACTCCAAATACCTGG TCAACCTCCTCTCCTTGGAGCTGACCTACTTTTGTAGTGGCAtactgtttgctgcagtggtgAAGAGGCGGGTTTGGGACTACGCCCTCACTGTCACACTTCTTCATGTCATGATCACCAGCCTGG TGATGTTGGAGTTTCCCACAGTGTGGCAGTGGTGGCTGGCTTTGG GTAGCGGCTTGTTTTTGATGATTTGCAATGGTCAGCTGATTGCTTACTTCACATGTCAGAGTGAGCAGAGCTACGCCACCTTCAGCTACTACTGA
- the LOC103478671 gene encoding transmembrane protein 244-like isoform X2 has translation MIGSVCFGAFRLDHFDGLIPFDFKTEPAESNSKYLVNLLSLELTYFCSGILFAAVVKRRVWDYALTVTLLHVMITSLVMLEFPTVWQWWLALGSGLFLMICNGQLIAYFTCQSEQSYATFSYY, from the exons ATGATCGGGAGTGTGTGCTTCGGCGCTTTCAG GTTGGATCACTTTGACGGCCTGATTCCATTCGATTTTAAAACTGAACCTGCTGAGTCTAACTCCAAATACCTGG TCAACCTCCTCTCCTTGGAGCTGACCTACTTTTGTAGTGGCAtactgtttgctgcagtggtgAAGAGGCGGGTTTGGGACTACGCCCTCACTGTCACACTTCTTCATGTCATGATCACCAGCCTGG TGATGTTGGAGTTTCCCACAGTGTGGCAGTGGTGGCTGGCTTTGG GTAGCGGCTTGTTTTTGATGATTTGCAATGGTCAGCTGATTGCTTACTTCACATGTCAGAGTGAGCAGAGCTACGCCACCTTCAGCTACTACTGA
- the sgk2b gene encoding serine/threonine-protein kinase Sgk2b isoform X2 translates to MRRHKQEKAASSSVNTETSQVKPSDFDYLKVIGTGSFGKVLLARHRKQGGYYAVKALDKQTIIKRNEQRHVMVERSVLLKGLKHPFLVGLHFSFQTPKTLYFVLDFANGGELFYHLQREGSFPEPRAAFYAAEIAAALGYLHSLSIVYRDLKPENVLLDSEGHVMLTDFGLCKEGVAVGGITHTFCGTPEYLAPEVLLGQPYSLAVDWWGLGAVLFEMLSGLPPFYSRSRLEMLENILYSPLRLPSGLSEGAHSLLKGLLERNISKRLGQGLDIEELKEHQFFASINWDDLIARKVRPPFIPKVTGPCDVCYIAPAFTLQPVPASVHDRAEAAASSATFSGFSFMNPAEYVAAEQAS, encoded by the exons ATGAGGAGACATAAGCAGGAGAAAGCTGCCTCG AGCTCGGTGAACACGGAAACCTCACA GGTGAAACCATCAGACTTCGACTACCTCAAAGTTATTGGCACGGGAAGCTTTGGAaag GTGTTGCTGGCAAGACACAGAAAACAAGGAGGTTACTACGCAGTTAAAGCCCTGGACAAGCAGACGATCATCAAGAGGAACGAG CAAAGGCACGTGATGGTTGAAAGGAGTGTGCTGCTGAAGGGACTAAAACATCCATTCCTGGTGGGGCTGCATTTCTCCTTCCAGACGCCAAAGACGCTCTACTTCGTCCTGGACTTTGCAAACGGTGGAGAG TTGTTTTACCACCTGCAGAGAGAGGGTTCGTTTCCAGAACCCCGAGCTGCTTTCTACGCTGCAGAGATCGCCGCTGCGCTGGGGTATCTCCACTCTCTGAGCATCGTTTACAG aGACCTGAAGCCAGAAAACGTCCTGCTGGACAGCGAAGGCCACGTGATGCTCACAGACTTTGGTCTTTGTAAGGAAGGCGTGGCTGTGGGTGGGATTACACACACCTTCTGTGGGACCCCAGAGTATCTGGCTCCAGAGGTTCTGCTGGGCCAGCCATACAGCCTGGCTGTGGACTGGTGGGGACTGGGAGCGGTGCTGTTTGAGATGCTCTCTGGACTG CCTCCATTTTACAGCCGCAGCAGGCTAGAGATGTTGGAAAATATCCTCTACTCTCCTCTGCGGCTGCCCAGCGGCTTGTCTGAAGGCGCCCACTCTCTGTTGAAGGGGTTGTTAGAGAGAAACATCTCCAAGCGCTTGGGCCAGGGACTTGATATT gaggagctgaaggagcATCAGTTCTTCGCTTCCATCAACTGGGACGACCTCATAGCCAGAAAAGTTCGGCCTCCATTTATCCCTAAAGTG ACCGGTCCTTGTGATGTGTGCTACATCGCTcctgcattcacactgcagcctgtcCCTGCCTCCGTCCATGACAGGGCGGAGGCAGCCGCCTCCAGCGCAACCTTTTCTGGATTCTCCTTCATGAACCCAGCCGAGTACGTGGCAGCAGAGCAGGCCTCATAA